The Mycobacterium seoulense genomic interval GTCGGTGTTCTCGTCGGTGTGATAGCTCGCGCACACCCGGTGGTAGCCGTCGGCGATCTGTAGCGGGACACCGGCCGCGAAGTCGCCGCGCACCAGCAGGATGGGCGACAGCGCTTGGCCCTTCTCGATCTTGGTCAGGTCGGCGGCGACGTGGGGATTGTCGGGGGGCAACAGGCCCAGCCGCGCCGCACGCAGAATGTCTTTCGCCTTTCGGTGGGTGACGGTCCCGGCCTTCAGCTTCTTGATCACCTTCTTCACGGTGTTGGCGTCCGCGAGCATCGTGAGGTAGTCCGCTGCCGCCGGAAAGTCGTGGGCCTCAGGCCTTTCCAACCACTTCACGCACAGCATCGCGTGCCTCCCTTCCTCGACGCCGGCCTCGACGCAGCCTACCGGCCCGGCGCACCGAAATTTGGGATCGGTAGCGACTCCGGGGGTCTGTACTTGCGCCATGACGACGCCATCGGGGCGGCGCATGTAAGGAAGGAACCGCAAAGTGAAACGTCTTCTCGCGGCTGCGATCGGGACAGTGGGCGCCGCATCGGTGCTGGTGGGGTGCTCCAGCGGCGGCCACACGGCCGGCCCGGCATCGAGCACGGCACCCAGCGTCGCCAACGGCGGCGGGGCGCAGGTCAAGGTTGGCGGCGCCGACCTGGCGGGCCTGGACCCGGCCTCGGTGACCTGCGTCAGGACCGGCGGCAAAATCGACATCGGCAGCGGTTCCAGCGGCGGACGGCAAGCGCTCGCCGTCGTGATGACCGATGAGGCCACCCCGAAGGTCGAGTCGCTGGCGATGGTCGTCGACGGCAACGCGCTGTCGGTCAGCAACAACATGGGCGCGAAGGTCGGCTCGGCCAGCGTGGCGGTGGACGGCAAGACCTACACCATCACGGGCCAGGCTCAGGGCGCCGACTTGAAGAACCCGATGGCCGGAATGATCAGCAAGGACTTCAACATCAAGGTGACCTGCGGCTGATCGACTGCGACCGGGCGGCGGACGTGCCCACTCACGCGTCCGCCGCTCGCCGTTTTCGGCTGCCGGGACGAGACCGCGGACTTATGATGCAGCCGTGTCGATCCCCGATGAGTTGGACAACGCGCGCCGCCTGGCGTTCGCGGCCGACGAATCCGGGGCGCGCGATCTGTTGCTGTCCTTGATACCGGGCATCGAGCGGGAGGACCGCGACGATCTGATGCTGGAGGTCCTCGCGCAGCTCGGCGAGATCTACCTCGGCCGCGGCGCGAATGACGGGGTGCGCGAGTCCATCCGGCGCATACAGGACTGCGTGTCGATCTACGCGAGCATGCCGGCCGACGCCGACACCACGCACATGATCCGTCGGTATTCGCGCCGGGCCCGGTTCCTGCAAACCGGCCTGGCGGCGGCGATCGGCGATCACGAGGGTGCGGCCGCGGCGCTGGCGGTGTTGGACGACGACGCCGATCTGCCCGCTCTGGCCGGCGAACACGCGAGACTGCGCATCCATGCGCTGCTCCTGTGCGCGACCGCGCTGTGCGACGACGACCTGCACGTTCGGTCAGTCCCGTTGTGGGAGCGCATCGTTGCGGATATCGAAGAGTACCGAGGCGGCGGCGAGGAAGCGGACCACCTCCGCGTGGCCGTCGGCATCGGGTACGGCAGGTTCTGCGTCGAAACCGGCCGGCTCTCCGAGGCCGAACCCTGGCTGCGCCGCGCCGAAGCCCGGGCCCGCGCCAACGGTTGGGAACTTGCAACGGCGCAAGCGCAATTGGAGTCCGCGGCGGCGCGCTGGGCGGCGAACGACCACGCCGGCACCGAGCAGTTGGTCTCGGAGGCCTACCCCGTCATCGCCCGCCACGCCCGCGCGCACGACGTTGCCCGCTGCTGGCTGTACCTGGGGCTCACCCGGCTGGGGGCGGGCGCGCTACAAGCCGCCGACGAATGCTGGGAACACGCCGAGCGGCACTGGCGGGAGCTGGGAAAGCCGCTGCACCTGCACCGTATCTTGTTGCAGCGCAGCTGGATTGCGATCTTCTGGAGCCGCTTCGCCGATGCCGTCGAGCTGATCGCCGAGGCACGCGACTTGCTCGACTCGTCGCCGCGCAGCAGCTGGCTACAGTACGCGCTGCTCGACAACCATCTCGGCACGGTGTGGCGTGCGGACGCGTTGGCGGACCTCGGTTTCGACAGCTCGGGCGATCCCGACGAGACGCTGGAGGAGACCGAGGCCAGGCAGGCCGAGGGGCTCGGCATCCTGCATGGCGAGATCGGCACCGAAAAGTACCGGCGCGGCATGACCAAACTGCAGCAGGCCGCCGAGCTCAAGGTGCCCGCCGCGCTGGCGGTCGACTCGGTGCGGTATTCGATCGCCGACGCCGACGCGAGATCCCGGTGGGCCACCGGGGTTTCGGCGCGGGTTCTGGCCGGCGCCTTCGCCGTCGCGTGGGAATGGGAGAACACCGAACTCATCAGCGAGCTGGTCGAATATCACAGCGCGCGAGGCACTTTCGATTCCGGCGGGGAGCGGCCGCAATCCGGCGAATGGGCGTCGACGGCCACGGCCCAGGTCCCCGTCGACACCGAGCTGGAGCCGGCCCCGGCGCTGGCCGCGGCCGGTCCGGCCGCCCCCCGCGGCGCATCGCTGACCCGGCTCGGGCCGCTGCCGCCGTTGCGGATGCAGCCCGGCGCCGAGCCGATCCTCAGCCACTATCGCGCGCTGGCCTACCAGCGCTACGGCCGCGCCGTCACCGCGGCCGAGCCCGCCTGGTCGACCTGGCCATGAGCGACGCCGACCGCACCACGCTGATCCTGCGGTACGCCGACGTCGGGATCGCCACCTACGCGAGCCTGCGCATCGTCGGGCAGCCGTCGCGAACCGTCAACTGGGTCATCGAAGAGCCGTTGTTGCTCGCCGCGCTGGACGAGCTGGCGAACGCCCTGCCCGAGCCGAACGGTGCCGAGGGCCGGCGGGACGCCATCGCGCGCGCCCTGACCACCGGGCCGTTCGCGGCGGCCGAGAGCGAGCTCACGCTCGCCTACATCCTCGGTGTGCTGCTGATCGGCTCCGCCGGCTGGCAGCTGCTGACCGAGTGCGTCGCCACGCCGCGGGCAGTCCTGTTCGTCTCGCCCAGCGCGCGGCTGGCGCGTGTCCCGTGGGGACTGCTGGCGGTGCCGAAATCGGGCCCCAGCAAGGAAGAACTGGTGCGCGCCCGACAGGAGGCGATCACCGCCAGCGGCCGGGCCGCGGCCCGCATCCCCTGGCAGCTCGCCGACATCGCGCAGCACACCGACGGCCACCGGCTGATGGAGCTGGTCGACGTCCTGATGGCGGTGCCGCCGAACATCGTGCATTCACGGCGGGCCCCGGCCGGATCGGACGCCAGGAGAAACGGCCCGCCGCTGCTGGTCCTCGACCCCCGGGTGCCGGGGCAGCGCCCGGACTCGGCGCTGGGTTCGGTGCTCGGCAGGCCGTCCCCCGAAACCCCGTTGGCGCGGCACTTCACCGAGGGGCTGACGCGCCGGCCCGTGCTACCGGCCGTCGACGCCGCGGTCGAACTGTTCCGCCGCCACGACGCCGACCGCACGTGGCTGGCCAAGCTGCTCGCCCAGGCCCCGAGCCGGCTCCTGTATGTGGGGCACGCGAGTTCGGCCGAAGGCCAAGCCGATCGGGCTGCGCTGCACCTCGCCGATACGGCCGAAACCCCGGGCGACGCCGACCCGATCGGTGAGCACCGCCCGCTGACCGCCTCGGACCTGATGGCCCTGCAGTTGCCGATGCCGCCGCGGGTGGCCCTGCTCGCGTGCGGGTCGGGTGGGGACTACCAATTCGACGAGGCCACCGGGCTGGTGGCGGCCATGGTCCTGGGCGGCGCACAGCTGGTGACGGCCACCCTGTGGTCGCTGCCGACCACCGCGGCGTACCGGCAGTTCGCCACGGCGGCCGCCGATCCGATGGCCGACGTCGTGGCCGCCGTGGATCGCGCCCATGACGCCGAAGGAGACGCCGGGTGCGCGGTGAACCGCTGGCAGCGCGAGCGGATGCGGCGCTGGCGCGACGGCGATCCGGGGGCCAGCCCGCTGTACTGGGGCGCGGTGGTCAGCTTCGCGGTGGACGGCGCACGCTAGCACTCACGGCGACGCCACGAACGCCGCATGCACCGCAAGCACGTCGTCGGGCAGCGAAAGTTCTTCGCGCGCAGCGGGATCGAACGCCACCAGGACGACCAGGCCGGGGCGCAGCACCGACACGTCGAGGCCGTCGCCGCAGCGGGCCAGCTTGCCGATGAAGGTCTCCCCGGAGACGGCGACCACCTCGATGAACACCTGACGCTCGACCGTGCGCACGGTGCCGACCCCGACGGCGCGGTCAGCGGCGCCCCGCCGCCGCGGGTGCCTGAACCGGTCAACGAGCGCCAACAGCTTCCTCATGCGACCACGATGCAGCCGCCCGCCGGCTACCGAACCCAACTTTTCGGCTGCCGTGTTCTGCGCGATGCCCCTATTCTGTGCAGATGAGCGCCGATTCGGAGCTGGCCGTCGCGGTCGGCCACCCCCGCCGGTCGGTGATCGACGCGGCGTGGCGGGCGATCGGCCCCGGTGTCGAGGTGCTCAGCAGCGACGACGGCGGGCCGTTGAGCCGCACCGTCAAACGCATCATCGACCCGTTGGTGCTGCGGCTGCGGTCCAACCCGCAATACTCGGCTCCCGTCGTCCCCCCCGAGACGGCCGCGGCCATGCGCGAATTGATCGTCCGCAATGGCGCCGAATTGCGTGCGGCCGCAGCATGGTTCGACATCCTCAAGATGGAGCGCCGCAGGCAGCGCATCCGCACCGGCAACGCCCAGGAGCTGTACTTCCCGGTGTGCTTCGAGCTGGCGGTGACGAAAGGCCCACCGGCAGCGCAGGATCGCGAGACGGCGGCCGCGGTGCTGGGTGACATCCACCAGGGCCGCGACCGCACCGCGATCGAGGTGCTGCACCAGTACGTGACCGATTCCGAGGCGCTAGCCAAGCTGGACGACCAGCTCGACCGCAGCTGGCGCGACGTACGGGCCACCGGCGACACCGTCACCGAACCGTTCCTGGCCGAGCTGGCCACCGTGCTCGGGCCGGCCGGCAGCCACCGCGGCGCTACGGGCCGGCAACGCGTCTGGTCGGCGATGATCGCCGACGCCACCCCGTACAACCTGGGGGCGTTGGCCCGGGTCGAGGCGGCCGAGTTGCCATGGTCGGTCGTCGACCTGGGATTGACTTCTGTTGCGCCACAACGGCCCCCGCGGGTCATCGGCGGCACCGACAGCGACCGCCCGCTGGACCGCAGCGTGGTGGACCGGGTGCGCGCCACGCTGCGCCGCGCCCTGGACCGCGACGCGTTGCCCGACATCCCCCTGCTGTGCGAGGAGGAGGTCGACAGGGCCTGCGCGCCGTGGGGGCTGCTGGGCGAGGACAAACAGGCCACGCTCGTCGCGGGCATCGAGATCGCGGTCGAGCTGGACCCGCTGGACCCGACCGCCGCCAGCCGCTACGCCCTGGCGGCGCAGATCCAGGCCCGCCTGCGCAAGGAGGCCTACGTGCTGCACGCGCGGCGCTACCTCGCCGAGGGCGGCCCGATCCATCCGCGCCAGCGGCAGGTGGTCGACGACCTCGCCGCGTACGCGCAGCCCTACCTGAGCCGGCTGTGGGCGCGGCTGCATGGGCGCGACGTGTGGCAGGAGCCCTGCGACGACGTCGACGACGTGCGGTCGCTGCTCGAGGGGGTGGCACGCTCGGTGAGCCTGGACCACCGGCAGCGGATCAAGGCGATGCTGGAATTGCAGGTGGCCGGATGAGATTGGTTGCCGAATCCGGGTTGTGGAGCACCGGACCCGTCAGCGAGGCGACGCCGCTGGCCGTGGTCCTCGAGGTCAGTGGCGCGGTGCTGTCGTGGACCCTGGACGAGCCGGACGATGCGGCCACCCACATCACGTTCACGGATCTCCGACGCGCCGACTGGCTTTGGCGGGTGCTCGGTGAATCCGGCCACGTCGCGCTGGCCTCCGCGGTGGGGTCGGCGGACGAACCGCGCGGCATCGACCTGGCCGGCGTGCACATCCTGCCGGGCTCGCTGAGGCCGCTGCGCAGGCTGGCCGTGGGCCATTGGCTGCGGCGCTGGTGGCCCGCCAGTCTCCGCGACGGCATCGCCGGCCTCGACCACGCGCTGTTGGACCTCGAGGTCGCGTTGCTGACCGCCGGCGCGCAGGGCTTCTTCGCCGACGACACGCTGGATTCGGACGTCGCTGGGCTGCTGGTGCCGCACGCCGCCGCCCTGGCCGCGCACGCCGCCGAGGGTGACCCGCGCGCGCTCGAACTGGTGCGGGCGGGCGCCGCCCTGGCCGACGAGGTGGGGGTGGACGGCCCCGGCTGGCCGAAACTGTACGCCGCCCTTGACGATTCGGATGCGATGCCGGCGCCACCGAGCGGGCGCCGCGACGACTACGCGCTGGCCGCCGGGGCGGGCGCGGGCCCGCGCGCCGCGGCGCCGATCGCCCGCGGCACCGCGTCGGTCAACTGGGGTGGGGTTCCGCCCGGAATCTTCGACGCGGGCGAGAACACCGTCGACTGGACGGTCGAGGCGGCCGGTCCGGGGGTCGTCGCCGTCGTGCGGGCGGCCGTCATCGGGCCGGACGCGCCGACCGGTGTCGCGGTGCGACTGCGCTCCGGGGCCATCTCCGGTACCGGCGCCCTGGACGCCGACGGCCGCGCGGCCCTTCCCCTGGTCGACGACCGCCGAGGTCCGGTCACGGAATCGGCCGCGTGGGACCACGATTGGGCGGCGACGTCGGTGCTCGTCGGGGCCGAGACGACGGAGTCGCCCGAAATCCGGGAACGCGTGCGCCGGTGGGCCCGGGCGCGCTTGGACCGGCCGGCGGACGACGCCTTCCTCGCCGAAATCCTGGCGGCCGAATCCGCCTATTAACGAAGCCCTCGATTCCCTATGCTGAGCGAGTGCCAAACAACTATCGAGTGGTTCAGTGGAACACCGGCAATGTCGGCAAGAGCTCGCTGAAGTCCATCGTCGCCAACCCCACGCTCGAGCTGGTGGGCTGTTATGCCTGGTCGGCGGACAAGGTGGGCCGCGACGCCGGCGAACTCGTCGGCATCCCGCCGCTGGGCGTGGCGGCCACCAACGACGTCGACGCGCTGCTCGCGCTGAAACCGGACTGCGTGGTCTACAACCCGATGTGGATCGACGTCGATGAACTGGTCCGCATCCTGTCGGCGGGCGTCAACGTGGTGACCACGGCGTCGTTCATCACCGGCGGAAACCTCGGCGACGGCCGCGACAGGATCGCGGAGGCCTGCGAAAAGGGCGGCGCCACCATCTTCGGCTCCGGGGTCAGCCCCGGTTTCGCCGAGCTGCTCGCCATCGTGTCGGCGATGGTGTGCAACCGGATCGACAAGGTCACGGTCAACGAGGCCGCCGACACCACGTTCTACGACTCCCCGGAGACCGAGAAGCCGGTGGGCTTCGGCCAGCCGATCGATCACCCCGAGCTGCAGGCGATGGCCGCCAACGGGACGGCGATCTTCGGCGAGGCCGTCCGGCTGGTGGGCGACGCGCTGGGCGTCGAGCTCGACGAGGTGCGCTGCGTGGCCGAGTTCGCCCAGACCACCGCGGATCTCGAGATGGCGTCCTGGACGATTCCCGCCGGATGCGTGGCGGGGGTGTACATCAGCTGGCAGGGGGTCGTCGGCGACACCACCCTGATCGACCTGAACGTGCGGTGGCGCAAGGGGCAGACGCTGGAACCCGACTGGAAGATCGAGCAGGACGGCTGGGTCATCCAGATCGACGGGCAGCCGACGGTGACCACCAAGGTCGGCTTCCTGCCGCCGCCCTACTTCGAGGCCACCACGATCGAGGAGTTCATGGACCTCGGTCACATCATGACCGCGATGCCCGCGATCAACGCCATCCCTGCCGTCGTCGCCGCGGCGCCCGGCATCGTCACCTACACCGACCTTCCGCTGACACTGCCGCGCGGGAACGCCTGTGTCAGCATTGAGCGGTGATCGCGCCGCGCGTCTTTCGCAACCTCGTGCGCGCCGCCGGCGTTGCGGCCGCGGTGAGTTCGGCGGTGGTGGGCGTACCCACCGACGTCCCCTCCGCTGATGCCGATCCGTGCCCGGACGTCGAGGTGGTGTTCGCCCGCGGCACCGGGCAGGCATCCGGCGTCGGCCAGGTGGGCCAGGCGTTCATCGACTCGCTCGGACCGCAGCTTGGCGGCAGATCGATGGGCGTGTACGCGGTGAATTACCCGGCGACAACGGCTTTCGCGACGAGCGCCCAGGCGGGCTCCGACGACACCGTCGCCCACGTGGGCGACATGATCGTCCGGTGCCCCCGCACCCGGTTGGTGCTCGGCGGGTTCTCCCAGGGCGCCGGCGTGATGGATCTGGCCACCAAGGCCCTGCCGGCGCAGGCGGACGACCACGTCGCGGCCATCGCCGTCTTCGGCAATCCGACCAGCCCGCTCGCGGGAAGCCTCGCCGGCACGGTGTTCCCCCCGATCGGCCCGCCCTACGCCGCGAAGACCATCGACGAGTGCGCCGCCGGCGACCCCGCGTGCTCCGATGGCTCCCACATCAACGTCTTCGCGCACGGCTCGTATGTGCAGTCGGGAATGACGGCTCAGGCGGCGAACTTCGTCGCCGCCCGGTTATAGGGCCGCCTTGCGGCGGGCGGGTTTGGCGTAGCCGGCGCCGAGCTGCGGCACCGGCAGCGGGCCCTGATCGCGGGCGGCCAAGATGGCGTTGCGCAGCGGACGCGCCAGTCCCGCAAAGGATCCCATGTCGAACAGCAGCGGCGTCAGCAACCGGTTGTGGACGAAGCCGAACGAGCTGCCGGCTTCGGGGTCGGCCCAGCCGAGCGTCCCACCGAGTCCGACGTGGCCGAAACCGCGCAGCAGGCCGGGGACGGGCGATTCGTGGTAACCGAGGTGAAATGGCATGGGCACCACCATGTTCGCGTCGGGCCACTTGCGCCGCGCCCGCCCCGCCAGGCCGCGCGCCAGCTCCTGGGACAGATATTTCTTGCCGTCGATGCGGCCGTCGTTGGCCAGCACGGCGTACATCTTCGCCAGCCCGCGGCCGGTGACCACGCCGTTGGCGGCGGGGACCTCCCCGTCGAGGAAGGGGGTGTCGCCCTTGATCAGCGAGACGACGCCGGGGAAGTACATCGCACCCAGCGCGCCGGAGAACGGCAGGCCCGCCACCTTCGGGGCGATGAAGTTGAACACCGGGGCGCGCAGCCTGCCCTGCGGCAGCAGGACCTCCGCGGGTTTGGTCGGCGAGCCTTCCGGGGGGCGGCCGAGGTGCAGGCCGTCGCTGTTGAGCGGGCGCGCGACCTCCTGGCGGATCAGTTCCCGCATGCCCTTGCCCGTCACCGCCCTGGCCAGACCGGACAGCAACCAGCCGTAGGTCAACGCGTGATACGCCTGCACCCCTCGCAGATGGTCGACCGGCGCGGCGGCGAGGCGCTCCTCCATCAGGGTGTGGTCCATCAACTGGGCCTTGGTGACCCCGCGCAGGTGCGACAGCCCGGAGCGGTGCCGCAGGACGTCGCGAACCGTGATCTCGGCCTTGCCGTTGGCCGCGAACTCGGGCCAGTACTCGGCGACGGGCTCGTCGTAGGAGAGCAGGCCGCGGTCGGCCAGCCGGTGGATGACCGTCGAGGCGACACCCTTGGTCGCCGAGAACACCATCGCGCCGGTGTCGGCCGTCCAGCGCCGGCTCCCGGCCCGGTCCGACCACCCCGTCCAGACGTCGACGACCGGCACGCCGTCGATGTAGACACTCAGCGCCCCGCCACCGAACCTGCGCCCGGGAAACAGCTGCGCGA includes:
- a CDS encoding lipoprotein LpqH, whose amino-acid sequence is MKRLLAAAIGTVGAASVLVGCSSGGHTAGPASSTAPSVANGGGAQVKVGGADLAGLDPASVTCVRTGGKIDIGSGSSGGRQALAVVMTDEATPKVESLAMVVDGNALSVSNNMGAKVGSASVAVDGKTYTITGQAQGADLKNPMAGMISKDFNIKVTCG
- a CDS encoding CHAT domain-containing protein; the protein is MSDADRTTLILRYADVGIATYASLRIVGQPSRTVNWVIEEPLLLAALDELANALPEPNGAEGRRDAIARALTTGPFAAAESELTLAYILGVLLIGSAGWQLLTECVATPRAVLFVSPSARLARVPWGLLAVPKSGPSKEELVRARQEAITASGRAAARIPWQLADIAQHTDGHRLMELVDVLMAVPPNIVHSRRAPAGSDARRNGPPLLVLDPRVPGQRPDSALGSVLGRPSPETPLARHFTEGLTRRPVLPAVDAAVELFRRHDADRTWLAKLLAQAPSRLLYVGHASSAEGQADRAALHLADTAETPGDADPIGEHRPLTASDLMALQLPMPPRVALLACGSGGDYQFDEATGLVAAMVLGGAQLVTATLWSLPTTAAYRQFATAAADPMADVVAAVDRAHDAEGDAGCAVNRWQRERMRRWRDGDPGASPLYWGAVVSFAVDGAR
- a CDS encoding NAD(P)H-dependent amine dehydrogenase family protein yields the protein MPNNYRVVQWNTGNVGKSSLKSIVANPTLELVGCYAWSADKVGRDAGELVGIPPLGVAATNDVDALLALKPDCVVYNPMWIDVDELVRILSAGVNVVTTASFITGGNLGDGRDRIAEACEKGGATIFGSGVSPGFAELLAIVSAMVCNRIDKVTVNEAADTTFYDSPETEKPVGFGQPIDHPELQAMAANGTAIFGEAVRLVGDALGVELDEVRCVAEFAQTTADLEMASWTIPAGCVAGVYISWQGVVGDTTLIDLNVRWRKGQTLEPDWKIEQDGWVIQIDGQPTVTTKVGFLPPPYFEATTIEEFMDLGHIMTAMPAINAIPAVVAAAPGIVTYTDLPLTLPRGNACVSIER
- a CDS encoding cutinase family protein; translated protein: MIAPRVFRNLVRAAGVAAAVSSAVVGVPTDVPSADADPCPDVEVVFARGTGQASGVGQVGQAFIDSLGPQLGGRSMGVYAVNYPATTAFATSAQAGSDDTVAHVGDMIVRCPRTRLVLGGFSQGAGVMDLATKALPAQADDHVAAIAVFGNPTSPLAGSLAGTVFPPIGPPYAAKTIDECAAGDPACSDGSHINVFAHGSYVQSGMTAQAANFVAARL
- the lipL gene encoding esterase/beta-lactamase LipL, which encodes MTPSGLLVTDDGLPRGVSGAADPHFGNVVKLFAQLFPGRRFGGGALSVYIDGVPVVDVWTGWSDRAGSRRWTADTGAMVFSATKGVASTVIHRLADRGLLSYDEPVAEYWPEFAANGKAEITVRDVLRHRSGLSHLRGVTKAQLMDHTLMEERLAAAPVDHLRGVQAYHALTYGWLLSGLARAVTGKGMRELIRQEVARPLNSDGLHLGRPPEGSPTKPAEVLLPQGRLRAPVFNFIAPKVAGLPFSGALGAMYFPGVVSLIKGDTPFLDGEVPAANGVVTGRGLAKMYAVLANDGRIDGKKYLSQELARGLAGRARRKWPDANMVVPMPFHLGYHESPVPGLLRGFGHVGLGGTLGWADPEAGSSFGFVHNRLLTPLLFDMGSFAGLARPLRNAILAARDQGPLPVPQLGAGYAKPARRKAAL